aaaaaaagtttaaacaaattattttttttttcgcacttCTGGAGTGTGGTGGAGTCCGTGatggtttgttttattttcctttattattattaataatattattttctttttccttataATATTTTACTTTCCGTAAAAGTTGTAGCGAACATAATGGCTGCAACACCTTACAGGTTTCGGTTGTCTTCACAGTGCAGCCACATAAGGCGTCATGTGTGTAGACGGTTGATTACACCACAGTTATCTGTGAGGACATGTGCTACGGGAACGGAATCATCAAACGGTGCTCGTTTAATCGAGGTGATGGAATCTCCAATTGAGAATATTAAAATTCTTTCCATGAACAACGCTCCAGCGAATGTTCTATCGTCAGCCATGATAAAGGAGATGCTTAGTTCGATCAGTGAAGTATGCAACCCAGAGAAAGGATGCTGCAAGGGTATCGTGTTAACATCGTCTCTCCCTAATGTGTTTTGTAATGGACTTGATCTTCAATTATTGATCGATAAATTGCCTTACgattctttttcatcctacTGGAAGCAACTTCAGATGCTTTACATCACTCTCAACACGCTTCCGGTTCCTGTCGTTGCAGCTATAAACGGAGATGCTACGGGTTTTGGATGTATTATGGCTCTGTCTACTGATTATAGAGTTATGGCCGAGAAAGCAGAAGAGGGGGGAGGCAAACAATTAAAAATTGGTGTTGATACGGTTCGATGTGGATTGGCAGTTCCACCTTGCTTTGGTGCGGTTGTGGCTCACACGGTTGGATATCGTGCATGTGAAATGTTTCTTCAGCGTGGTGTGATTCTTTGTGCTGCTGAGGCTGAAAATGCGGGTCTTGTAGATGAAACGGTGGAAAGGGCTGATGAGGTTCTTGTGCGTGCTTTGGATATGGCAGAAAACCTGTCCGGAGGACCCCCGTGGTCTTTTTGGTTGGTAAAAGACGCTTCACGCAAGGCGTTTATGGCCCCCCTTTGTACGCAAGCCCTTCGTGATGCCGATTGTGCAAACTTTTACGAGTTTATCAGCAACACGGAGGTGCGACGTGATATGAGAGCGTACATTGCAGGTAGTGCGTAGcggttgtttttcttttgtacgTGGTTAACCACAACCTACTTGTCTCACatgaacatatatatatatatatatatatatatatatgtttatttaattATGTATGATCTCTTATTTTCATATGTTGTGTGCCATGAAAAAtacattattttccttttctcacgCAAGTTTAAGCAGTTTCCCTTCTTTGCTTCGTTTCTTCGTCCCTTTCGTTTGCACCCCATGCGAACAACACAAGCCTGTAGACATCTACCGCATACGCGTTAACCATTTGTTCGACACGGCAAATAATGGTGGAAATCACTGAACTCGCAAAAGACATCTCCGAGAGGTTACGAAATGGGTCTTACGAGTGCGTTATTTGCTCCAACGCGGTTTATCTACGAGATAAACTTTGGTCGTGTACTGTCTGCTACGGTGTTGTGCACATGCCGTGCGTAAGATCTTGGGTAAAGGTTCAGGTTGAGGAGCGGGAGAAGCGTGATGCCACTGCTGGTGGTTCCTCCGCTTCTTCTATTTCCCTCAATGAGTTTCGCTGCCCTATCTGCCAAGCTCTAACACCTGTTTCGGCCGTAGCGGAGTTTAGTTGTTTCTGTGGAAAGGTGTGTAACCCAACTCCGGATCCCTTACTTGTCCCTGGTTCATGTGGCGACACATGTGGACGCCGTCGTAAGGACGAGTTGTGTCCCCACGCCTGCACGCTTATGTGTCATCCAGGTCCTTGTACTCCATGTCAACTGACACGTACACAATCATGTTTCTGTGGAAAGACGAGCAAAACTGTGGGGTGCTCTAGTGGAATTCATGGCTTTGAGTGTGAAGGTATTTGTGGGAAACTGCGTGAGTGTGGAAAGCATAACTGTGGTGTCCCGTGTCATGAAGGGCCTTGTCCCGTGTGCACTATTCTTTCTACAGATTCGTGTTATTGTGGTGCTACGAAGCGAACTCAGCGCTGTGGCGAAAGCGGGCCGTTTCCATGTGGAACCCCGTGCTCAAAAATTCTTGATTGTGGCAACCACCGATGTCTTTCCAAATGTCATAAGGACGCGTGTGAGCCCTGCTTTCGGACCCCTGAGCGTATGGTATTTTGTCCTTGTGGGAAGGTGCGACTGCAGCAACTGTTGAATTCGCCCAGGAAATCGTGTTTGGATCCTATTCCCTCCTGCGGGTTGGTGTGTGAAGGTTTTTTACCATGCGGTCATACCTGCTCAGATGTGTGCCACGAAAGTCCCACATGTCCACCATGCACAAAATTAGTTTCGATGAAATGCGGTTGCGGATCGCAGAATTATCAAATCTACTGCTTTTTCACATATTTGCCACAGGGTGAATGGAAAGCCGCCGCTGAAAGGTCCGGTCTCAGTAAGGATAAAATTATTTCTCACTTTCCTCCGGTGTGCAAAAAACCTTGTCGCAAGCATTTATCGTGTGGTAAACATACGTGCAAAGAGAACTGTTGCACCAATGAGGATCACACATGTTACAAAATCTGTACGAAACGCCTCTCTTGTGGAACGCACAGCTGCGGCCAATTATGCCATAAAGGTCTCTGTCTGCCATGTTCCGTGGCATCTTATGATCGTCTCTACTGCCGCTGCCGTCGAACTTGGGTGGAGCCTCCGGTGCCATGTGGAACAAAACCTCCAAACTGCAGTCATGAATGCATCGTTCCCCGTCCTTGTGGGCATCCGGCCAACCACCCGTGTCATATTGAAAACGAATGTCCCGTTTGTGTTGTTCCCGTTGAGAAGAAGTGCGGCTCGCATGCCACAGTGATTCCATATTATTTACCCTGCTACAGAGAGTCGGTGTCATGTGGTAAGAAGTGTGGAAAGTTGATGAGCTGCTGTGGAAAACCGTGTGGGAAGATATGCCACATCGGGAAGTGCGAACATAAGTGTCAAACACCATTTCCTGCACTTGAGTGAATATTAACTGACCGTGAAAACTGGAAAAACACGGCAGTGGTGCGGTTGACTGTCGGTGATGGAAGCTGCAGAAGAGAAATaatgtctgtttttttcgttgtcatCTCACTGAAACATGAATGGGGGGAGAGAGCGGTCCCAACATTTATTTGGGTTTGGTAATGGCatgtctcttttttgtcgTAACTCAACGCTAACACGTTTCAGTTGGGGCCAAAATTTTTTGAACCGTGCCAAGGTACACTGGTGACCAGCTTCTCACATCTTCACATGTGGTCGCATTATTGCTGCCCATCTTTTGTAATCTCCTTACTTATCCACCCTAATACCCTTTGTCTCCTAAATCCACTTGTCACTACACACATTAAGGCTTGaggttaacaaaaaaaaaagaaaataaagcatACCCCATCAGTCATTTACAAATATttcaagagaaaaaagagcttTGATGATAGAATATGCGTGTGGTTGGCTACACGCGCCTGTCAGTAGTTTCAACAGTAGGGGGGAAACCACTTCAAGCAGTGAAGGAGCAACGTGGGGTATCGCATTGGGAAGATTCGGCCCTACCGCCAAGTGTTCTCTTGTGAGAGTACTGGCAGTGATAGTTTCAgggtattatttttttgttggtttatGTTTAGTTAGTGCCGCAAAATGCATATGTACCGACTACTGGTCTATGATCGAGGGTTTAACAAACGTAGCGAATGTGTCCGAGCTAAGGGAAGTTACCAACCTCACTGACCAGCTTAGATATTCACTCATAGTTGTTTCATGTGTGGCTCTGTTCGTTCATCTCGCTATTTCTGTTGTCGGAGTGAGGCACATCCGTAGTTTGTTCATGCAACTCGATGCAAATGTCGAGGCGTTGCACCGTGTTGCCGATGCGTTGGCAGTGCCACTCAACGGTGATGCAACGGGTACTATTGATGTGAATCCGAAGCAGTCCTTTTCCCATGCAAAAAGTTGTAAAGGGATTCAAAACGCTGCAACACCTGAAATGGCGAATGACATGCTTATGCTTTTGCACCAACTCCGTGGGTTACTTCCCGATTCCACATTTGAAAAGGAGCTAACAGACGTCGCTGTGCGGCAGTGTAACGGTGCCAAACTTCAATGTGAAAAGGCGAATCTTCCCGTTGGTTCCAAACTTGAGGCCCACTCACCGCGTGTTATGTCTCAGTTCAGAGTTTCACGGAGAACTGCAGCGGGAATGGTTCGAAATCGGGAGATTTTGGAACACGGTGGCACTGGCACGACCttcaggaaaaggagggtcACGGTGGTGGTTGTTTGCCTCTCCGACTTTGCGCATCAAGTTGAGGAGGATTTGGAACATTGTCTTCATTTTTCCCGACaatttctttctgttgtAACTCAAATTGTTGAGAGGTATGGCGGTATCATTGCGAGTGTAGCACCTAACAAGGTTGTTGTGACATGGAATGCCTTTACGGATTCTCCCCGTCACGCACAAAACGGAATGCAATGTGCCTGTGATGTACTTGTTGCGCTCCAACCATTTACACAAGGTTTGAGTGTGTCACCGTCTCTTAAGTTGTTTCCGACCATTGTTGCTACTTCAGGGTTTGTTATGGCAGGAACGATCAGAGTTTCTGACCATGAGGACGATGTCTTAAGTGTTTACGGGAATTGTATTTCCCTGAGTGAGGAACTTCCATCACTATTAGGTGCGCTGAGAGTaaggtgtgcgtgtgttgggGCGCTGGCACATTTTTGCCCAAGCAACTTTTCGTGTATTCCACGAGACTGCGTAACAGATGCCAATAACAAAAGGCACATCATTTATGAGATGCAAGATAAGGCTCTCGCACAGCGCCGGCGTCATGTTGAGGCATTTCAAGCATTTCAGCGAGGAGAACATGGTGTCGCACACCATCTCTACACTCGAATACACGAAGAAACACGTAGTGATTGGAATGCCTTGCGTATGAGTCAGATTTGTTATTACTTGGAAGAAAGCCACAGCGTTTACGCCCAACGCTTTCCGGAGTGGCAACTGTTCCCTGTTGAAAGAGAGCACTCATGTGTTAATGAACTTCAACTTGGTAGAAGGGCGTACGGGTTTATGAAATGCGAGGCTTCACCTGTTGAGGATCATATTCGCCGTGCCATATTAAAGCAAACAGATACACGTGCCCTTCCGCGCTCTTATGGACGAAATGAGGAGGAGTCGTACCGAACGCCTGAAGTCGCAAAATCAGATAAGTGTTTGATAGTTAAATGTAACTCGTCTTCTTTGCGGTATGTCACGGAGTTTTGCGACCGTCAAGGGTTGGTGTTTCGCATGTCTAAACAAGTATTAGGCACTGGGGCGTGTGGTGTTGCATTCTTGGGTTTGTCACAAACTGGTGCACTGGTTGCCATTAAGGAAATCGAACTTCCATTAAGGACTCGGGCACAAAACAGTAACTTAAGCGACCTAAACCGTAGGAGATTACGTCGGAAGGGAATTCAAGTGGAAAGTGCAATGGAGAAAACTTTGGATGGTATTATCAATGAAGTAAGTTTACTCTCCCGACTGCGTCATGCAAACATAATGGGTTACATATCGTCTGCCATTTGGGGTAACAAATTGCTGATTGTAATGGAGTTGGGTAGTGGTGGGAGTCTCTACGATCTCATACAAAAGTTTGGAAGTATAAAAGAGAGTCGTGCGAGACGATACCTCCGCGATGTATTGCAAGGACTGGAGTATTTGCATCGCAAGAATATTGTGCACCGGGACATTAAACCTCAGAATGTTCTGCTACTTGAGACCGGTTTATGTAAACTTACTGATTTTGGTACTTCACAAAACTTGCAGAAAATCGCCAACAGTTGTGCACCTGAGGGAACTCCCCCTTATACGGCACCTGAAGCAGCGAGAGGAAAAGCGGAAAAGGCATCTGATATTTGGAGTTTTGGCATTATGATGTTGTATGTTTTAAGTGGTTCCCTCCCATGGCCAAACATGAACCAAATGACTTCTCATGCATTTTTCTACAAGGTGGGACATGTGGAAAGTTTTATGCCATGTGTAGATGATAAAATTTCTCACGATGCGAAGCAAATCGTCAAGCGTTGCTGCCAACGCGACCCGAAAGAACGGGCCACCGCACGGGAACTTTTGAATAATTCATTTTTTAACTGCACGGACACTTCTACGAGTTGCCTCGTTAAGGACTGGCCATCCTCTTGTGGGAATATCTCGAGAAGCGAATTTCATTTGTAGCGGTATTTAGTtaagctttttttttgttttattttattttattttatttttttttggggggggggtatcCACGAAATATGTGGAATTGGAGAGGTGCGGGAAAACGGTTGGAAagcagaaaagggggaatgcaccgcaaaaaaaaaaaaaaagaaaacaaaagagaaagaagagaaagagaaaataaggaaggagaaaaggtgtatgagtgtgtgtatatttatattcgtTCGTTCGTTCGAGTTATGTTGATGATTTTTGTACCGAACTATTTcatgtgaaaaaaaattaaataaataaatatatatatatttatttatttatattaatCCTGAGTCTTACAGCATCTTAGAGTTCACTGAACATGAAACTTGAAACAATTGGTTGTCTCCATTagtctttttcttattttgtcTCTcatatttttcctctttcttcttttccttttgatatTTATTCTAAACTTATCGCgatgtgtaaaaaaaaaaaaagaaagaaagaaaggaaggaagaaaataaaaatgctAGTTAGCGCCAGCGAAACGTTTAAAGATATGATTCACAATACCTCGTCTGCACTCATTACCGTCGCTGTGGGTTGTGTCATTATTGTGCTTTTATGGTTCACAGTGTGGAGTACAACACTTAAAGATGTTCCTTTCATTCATGAATTTTTTAACGCATTTACTCGACGCACggggtcaaaaaaaaaaccgcaaGTACGCACGAAAAAATGTACCGTCATCTTCAGGTGAtttgcaattttttttcaaaaaaagaaaaaagaacaaaaacaaaaaataaattaaagaaaaatgaagaaaaatgaaggtgTCGTGACGTACAGCTCCCCCTCAGATGAGGAAGTGGAATGGGGTTTGGAGAAAGTGTGGCTAAACTTATTTcaccacttccttttttttttaatattttggtgtttttttttttgtgtgtgtgtgcgtgtgtgcgtgtttcttatttatttttatttttttctttttttcttttttttttgggggggggtgggAGGGGGGCTACTTACTTATATCATGAAAgaacttttttaaaaaaaacaaaaatagaaaaaaagagaaaagaaaagaaaagaaaaaaagagggccccttcttcttcttattattattattttgcttatTAGACACATATGCTTTTTTCATGATGTCCTGAGAAAGTTTTTAAAGCATttggaaggaagggaagggaaaaaaaaacccctcccccctcccatcacacacacacacacacacacgaaatatGTTTTACGTTTTTGTGATAATGTTCATGCAATGCAGCGATTTGAAATATTTTaagagttgttgtttttgttttgttattttcatttttgtttgacGTTTGCGTTTATTgaattcctttctttgtttttttttatttcgttgttgttttttcgttgttattgttattattgttattattgttcacACTGTTTGCTCGTAATACCTTTCTCTCGTCTGTCACTGTTATATTTTGCACAGTTGCCATTGTTGTTACCCTTATGTCCTCATATCTTTGCTACGTTATTTGTGGCAATTCCTCATGTCACATGTAATATATTtaaatcttttttgttcttgtttttttttgttttattctgttgttgttgttgttgttgttgttgttgttgttgcggtggtatctttatttcttcctcttcttttttgtttaaaaaatatatatatatatatatatttttttccttttctgttctATAGTTAAGTTTCATTGATAATCTAAACAAACTTATAGattcccccctctccctcatTCATAATACACTAAcgatttgtttttgtaataCCCATCCAATGGCAATCAAATCACGAGGAGTTAAAGTTGTAATTATAGTTTTTATTGCCGTGTATGTGTTAACAATTACAAATGTTCTCATTAGTTTACATCGTTTCCACCAAAATTCCCAAAAGGAGGTGGTTAAAATTCAACGAGATGAACCATTACCAGATTTTGAGTACACCGAAGATGACAAAATGGCGTTAGAATTTGTAACACCGCATATTATAAAGAAATGGCGGAATCATAATTATCTCGTAGCACTCGGTATTCCTTCACCAGATAATGAAGAGCGACGGCGGCGGAGACAACTTCAACGGGACACATGTTGGAAATATCCGGGAGTTGCCACCGTAGAAAATAATTTTGAAGGAGATATGCTCGTAGCATATGTATTGGCTCGTCATCCACAATTTGATTACAAATATTCACCTGAATTGAAGGATGAAGCAAATAAATGGCGGGATGTCATTACGCTCCCCATAAATGAAGGTCGTGTCACAACTAAAAAGAAATTAGGAGAAGTTGCGCATTGGGGAATTGATGCGGAAATTGGTATGAgtcgaaaaatatatttgtggttTGAATTGGGAGCGCGCCTTCTTCCGAAAACAAGTTATTTCTCTAAAGGTGATGATGACGCGTTTTTCCATTCACCGCAGTACATTATTGATTTGAGAACTTTACCGCGTCGTGGTGTTTATTGGGCATTTCATTGGCGTATAAATCCAGTGAGGCCTTTTATATTTGGCCGTGGCCTCTTGTACACCATGTCGAGAGATGTTGTTAATAAATTTGTAACATATGAACCGGTACGCCGCCTTGTGCATGTGCCATTCAGTTTTGATCGGCTTCTTGAATTTAAGCAATCCATTATGGAATATGAAGATGCCATGGTCGGTCATGCACTTTCTTATCAAAATCCAGAagaattattatttgtgaaTGAAAGTTGCTGCCGCTTCATCATATTGAATGGTAATGAGTGCAAGCCACCGAAAAATAACAATTTTGTAGTAGTTCATGGTATTCAAGAAGAagaatacgcaataatgatGGAACGCTTTAAAAATTACACAACTCCCGTTCCTGTTCAATTTATTCCCTCAAAATATGGTTGGATGGCCAATTGCACATTACCACCAGATCCACAACGGCGGCGGGATGCGGAATGGACGGCATAACTTAAGTGCAACAATAactttcatcatcatcattatctcCTTATAagttccttttccttattttcttgttattgctattgttgtgccggttcttctttgttttcgttttagtttttttttaaaaaaaacactcctCACACCTGTTTTGTCCGTATAAATgcgaatatataaataaagaaggCAATTTATCCAATTTGCATTTTTGAAACGGTGATGGTGGGCGTAAATTCCGATTTTTTTTATGATTTCCctcacgcacacgcacacacacacacttccaaaaaaaaaaatgcgtcCCTGTTActttaataaataaatatatatatatatcctcaTTTAGAACTGTGTGGTCgaagaaccaaaaaaaaaaaatgaaaatttttGATTGCTGCACTTcacttgatttttttttaaaatagtTTTCATTTTGAGTCTCAGTTTCTCCCTTTGGTTGATCTCAGCTAACAGTTTGTTCACTACTCTCCTTCTGAACATGTTAGGCTCAGtatgttattttctttttttttgttttgtactgTAAAtgcttttgaaaaaaaaagggggtgaagGAAATGTGTGCGTCAATTCAAGTGTCatcattttatatttaaaaaaaaatgtcaattggaggtgtaaaaaaaaaaacattttttgtttagcgAGTTCATTTCCATGTATTTTCGTTCCATTCATCATCTAAATAgttgtttgttatttatttttcactcTTTGCTTTGACTGAATTTTACTTAGGTTGGAAGTGTGTTGTAGTTTTTAGTTTACagttttgttgctgccgttttttaattttttttctataaaaaaaaggagctttgagaagaaagggaaacggCGCATTTAATTTTCACACACTTTTCTCTTTCAGTCCTGAAAGTTGAGAAGTGGATGGGCACATGTTAACGGTATTTAACATTGATATGATTTGCAGGTGGATGTCGTTTGGAAATTAGAGGGAGAGGAACTGGAAATATAATCGAGTGATGATGCGCAGCAGGAAATGCGTGCCACAAATTTGAAATTAAGAAATGATATCAGTTGTTGAAACATGGAGGCGAACAggagaaaatatgaaataacGAATATGACAAGAAGTAAGCGTTACTCGCATAAACAACCCGCTGCGCAGCAGAACAGAGAAAGcgagagaggaagaagatgaTGGTTTAATTATAGCAGAGAAACTAATATTTGGATGACTCCAAACTAAATTGCTGAAATGTTGGGAATGATGACATTAaacacgttttttttaatacttGCCGTTTTGGTGGATTGCAAAATTTCGAAGATATTTATATTTGGTTGATGAATGTAATGCTTACGTAGTGAAGGGTACATGTTCTAATAGAGGAGACGCGCGCCTGAATCAAATGTTTATTATAACGCTGTCATCGAGCGCAGGTTAATTGACAAACTCTACATGTAGAATATATACATTTCTATACCATTGTGTCTTTTCCGTACTTTttatccaaaaaaaaatacatagaCATAACAGGTGTTTACACGATGGCTAAGGTTGATACGCTGCTTGTATCAATTTTATTGCTCTTTTTGTGGCTATCAGTGGGTGTTTATGCAAACCAGCAGGACGGTTCAGCGGTTCCTATACCAAGCTGTGGTGAACGAGAGGAAGTTGACAATATTTTAAAATCTCTTGATAGAATTAAGCGCCTCAATTATGCGAAGGCAAACTGTACACTCGAGCGGTACGCCCCAAAAAATTTACATAAAGGGGGTAACTGTACGTTATGTGTCGACGGATTTTGGTGCGTAGACAAGCATATTTGCGTGGTTGATACTCTACTGGTTTTTTTGGGTGTGCGTCCACCGCAGGCagttgaagaaaagaaagaaaagttggATCCGGATGACAGTTCCGCACCGAATGGAAACGATGAAAATCCCCTTCCCG
Above is a window of Trypanosoma brucei brucei TREU927 chromosome 3, complete sequence DNA encoding:
- a CDS encoding nuclear transcription factor, putative; amino-acid sequence: MVEITELAKDISERLRNGSYECVICSNAVYLRDKLWSCTVCYGVVHMPCVRSWVKVQVEEREKRDATAGGSSASSISLNEFRCPICQALTPVSAVAEFSCFCGKVCNPTPDPLLVPGSCGDTCGRRRKDELCPHACTLMCHPGPCTPCQLTRTQSCFCGKTSKTVGCSSGIHGFECEGICGKLRECGKHNCGVPCHEGPCPVCTILSTDSCYCGATKRTQRCGESGPFPCGTPCSKILDCGNHRCLSKCHKDACEPCFRTPERMVFCPCGKVRLQQLLNSPRKSCLDPIPSCGLVCEGFLPCGHTCSDVCHESPTCPPCTKLVSMKCGCGSQNYQIYCFFTYLPQGEWKAAAERSGLSKDKIISHFPPVCKKPCRKHLSCGKHTCKENCCTNEDHTCYKICTKRLSCGTHSCGQLCHKGLCLPCSVASYDRLYCRCRRTWVEPPVPCGTKPPNCSHECIVPRPCGHPANHPCHIENECPVCVVPVEKKCGSHATVIPYYLPCYRESVSCGKKCGKLMSCCGKPCGKICHIGKCEHKCQTPFPALE
- a CDS encoding protein kinase, putative (similar to Swiss-Prot:Q01389 Serine/threonine protein kinase BCK1/SLK1/SSP31 (EC 2.7.-.-). {Saccharomyces cerevisiae}), which encodes MIEYACGWLHAPVSSFNSRGETTSSSEGATWGIALGRFGPTAKCSLVRVLAVIVSGYYFFVGLCLVSAAKCICTDYWSMIEGLTNVANVSELREVTNLTDQLRYSLIVVSCVALFVHLAISVVGVRHIRSLFMQLDANVEALHRVADALAVPLNGDATGTIDVNPKQSFSHAKSCKGIQNAATPEMANDMLMLLHQLRGLLPDSTFEKELTDVAVRQCNGAKLQCEKANLPVGSKLEAHSPRVMSQFRVSRRTAAGMVRNREILEHGGTGTTFRKRRVTVVVVCLSDFAHQVEEDLEHCLHFSRQFLSVVTQIVERYGGIIASVAPNKVVVTWNAFTDSPRHAQNGMQCACDVLVALQPFTQGLSVSPSLKLFPTIVATSGFVMAGTIRVSDHEDDVLSVYGNCISLSEELPSLLGALRVRCACVGALAHFCPSNFSCIPRDCVTDANNKRHIIYEMQDKALAQRRRHVEAFQAFQRGEHGVAHHLYTRIHEETRSDWNALRMSQICYYLEESHSVYAQRFPEWQLFPVEREHSCVNELQLGRRAYGFMKCEASPVEDHIRRAILKQTDTRALPRSYGRNEEESYRTPEVAKSDKCLIVKCNSSSLRYVTEFCDRQGLVFRMSKQVLGTGACGVAFLGLSQTGALVAIKEIELPLRTRAQNSNLSDLNRRRLRRKGIQVESAMEKTLDGIINEVSLLSRLRHANIMGYISSAIWGNKLLIVMELGSGGSLYDLIQKFGSIKESRARRYLRDVLQGLEYLHRKNIVHRDIKPQNVLLLETGLCKLTDFGTSQNLQKIANSCAPEGTPPYTAPEAARGKAEKASDIWSFGIMMLYVLSGSLPWPNMNQMTSHAFFYKVGHVESFMPCVDDKISHDAKQIVKRCCQRDPKERATARELLNNSFFNCTDTSTSCLVKDWPSSCGNISRSEFHL
- a CDS encoding UDP-Gal or UDP-GlcNAc-dependent glycosyltransferase, putative (UDP-Gal or UDP-GlcNAc-dependent glycosyltransferase, putative : curated by Mike Ferguson.); this translates as MAIKSRGVKVVIIVFIAVYVLTITNVLISLHRFHQNSQKEVVKIQRDEPLPDFEYTEDDKMALEFVTPHIIKKWRNHNYLVALGIPSPDNEERRRRRQLQRDTCWKYPGVATVENNFEGDMLVAYVLARHPQFDYKYSPELKDEANKWRDVITLPINEGRVTTKKKLGEVAHWGIDAEIGMSRKIYLWFELGARLLPKTSYFSKGDDDAFFHSPQYIIDLRTLPRRGVYWAFHWRINPVRPFIFGRGLLYTMSRDVVNKFVTYEPVRRLVHVPFSFDRLLEFKQSIMEYEDAMVGHALSYQNPEELLFVNESCCRFIILNGNECKPPKNNNFVVVHGIQEEEYAIMMERFKNYTTPVPVQFIPSKYGWMANCTLPPDPQRRRDAEWTA
- a CDS encoding 3,2-trans-enoyl-CoA isomerase, mitochondrial precursor, putative (similar to 3,2-trans-enoyl-CoA isomerase, mitochondrial precursor (EC 5.3.3.8)(Dodecenoyl-CoA delta-isomerase). (Swiss-Prot:P42125) [Mus musculus]), with translation MAATPYRFRLSSQCSHIRRHVCRRLITPQLSVRTCATGTESSNGARLIEVMESPIENIKILSMNNAPANVLSSAMIKEMLSSISEVCNPEKGCCKGIVLTSSLPNVFCNGLDLQLLIDKLPYDSFSSYWKQLQMLYITLNTLPVPVVAAINGDATGFGCIMALSTDYRVMAEKAEEGGGKQLKIGVDTVRCGLAVPPCFGAVVAHTVGYRACEMFLQRGVILCAAEAENAGLVDETVERADEVLVRALDMAENLSGGPPWSFWLVKDASRKAFMAPLCTQALRDADCANFYEFISNTEVRRDMRAYIAGSA